From Seriola aureovittata isolate HTS-2021-v1 ecotype China chromosome 16, ASM2101889v1, whole genome shotgun sequence, one genomic window encodes:
- the olah gene encoding S-acyl fatty acid synthase thioesterase, medium chain, producing the protein MELPASNRMEKVINCFQKRPDAVARLICFPWAGGGSIHYARWGNVLNSSIEVFAVKLPGRESRAKEPFFLNMQQIVDEVVGVLLPVLKEKPFALFGHSFGAFTSFAVADALKKIHNLEPVHIFLSGASAPHSETRIKAPKRSELSDEDFLKWLMSIGGTPPELLSNPEVLKLFLPALKADLHVVENYRCEKPDVPLLSCPVTCFDGKEDVPHDLQAWKDITSGDFTTRMLDGSHFYLKDSGNEKVLLDYVTKHLETSEMDYL; encoded by the exons ATGGAGCTTCCAGCATCAAACAG GATGGAGAAGGTGATCAACTGTTTCCAGAAAAGGCCGGACGCTGTGGCCCGGCTCATCTGCTTCCCCTGGGCAGGTGGAGGGTCCATACACTACGCTCGCTGGGGAAACGTCCTCAACAGCTCCATTGAAG tgttCGCTGTCAAACTTCCCGGCAGAGAGAGTCGAGCCAAAGAGCCGTTCTTTCTCAACATGCAGCAGATTGTGGACGAGGTTGTTGGAGTGTTGTTACCGGTGCTGAAAGAGAAGCCGTTTGCTCTCTTCGGCCACAG tttTGGTGCCTTCACAAGTTTCGCTGTAGCAGACGCTCTGAAGAAAATCCACAACCTGGAGCCGGTTCACATCTTCCTCTCTGGAGCCTCTGCACCTCAT tcagagACTCGTATCAAAGCCCCGAAGAGGAGCGAGTTGTCGGATGAGGATTTTCTCAAGTGGCTGATGTCTATTGGAGGAACTCCTCCTGAACTTCTGTCCAACCCTGAAGTCCTGAAGCTCTTCCTTCCCGCCCTGAAGGCCGACCTGCACGTGGTGGAGAACTACAG GTGTGAGAAGCCGGACGTTCCACTCCTGTCCTGCCCGGTCACATGTTTCGATGGAAAAGAAGACGTCCCTCATGATTTACAAG CTTGGAAAGACATCACGTCAGGAGATTTCACCACCAGGATGTTGGATGGATCTCACTTTTACCTGAAGGATTCTGGGAATGAGAAAGTTTTATTAGACTACGTcacaaaacatctggaaacatcAGAAATGGACTATTTATAA
- the LOC130183491 gene encoding sodium/hydrogen exchanger 3-like isoform X2 has product MVRGDHGNTIWNRTDSGHDTTGDTSHGDSGDSGHDDGGQGDSGHDDSGHDDGGQGDSGHDDGGHDGGGHGETPITTLPIVTWKWHHVSTPYLVALWILVCWLCKLIIEANHHVTDVIPESALLICFGFILGGIIWGADKVQTFKLTPTVFFFYLLPQVILDAGYSMPNKLFFSNLGGILVYAIIGTCWNAASLGLSLWGCHKGGAMGDLDIGLLQYLLFGSLIAAVDPVAVIAVFEQVHVNEVLFIMVFGESLLNDGVTVVLFNVFDAFVSLGGSKIDAVEIIKGIVSFFVVAFGGSLLGFVFGLLISLLTRCTKNIQIIEPGFIFVLGYLSYLTAEMLSLSAILSIVFCGICCQKYINANMDESSVNTVRYAMKVLANGSETIIFVFLGISAIDKSIWVWNTGFILLTLLFVIVYRCIGVFVITWILNKFRLVPIGFIDQVILSYGGLRGAVAYGLAVMLDENKIKEKNLMVSTTLIVVYFTVIFQGITMKPLVTWLKVKRAALSELTLVEKVQNKVFDHMLVAIEDISGQIGHNYMRDKWNNFEENWMSRVLMKPSARKNRDYVFNVFHQLNLKDAMSYVAEGERRGSLEFVRNDTAYVDFKKKFGDEFSEVMPDIMADMSDDHGGTSVMRRDPVPSVSLEMHEQTMNGMRGAEDINTHHLLQQHLYKGRKQHRHRYSRSHFDVNKDENEVQEIFQRTMRSRLESFKSAKMGVAPPKTISKHTKKEPQQKMPNGKSLDKSKSYHSGDEDFGFSEGDSASGYDAPGSFPMRVTYRAGAGIENPAFMADMDPMQIPPWLAEAELDSSTVAPSQRAQVRLPWTPSNLRRLAPLRTSTRSTDSFMLADAPATQQRDGEELPPPPPPPASKRDGDCM; this is encoded by the exons ATGGTGAGAGGTGACCATGGCAACACCATCTGGAACAGGACGGACTCAGGCCACGACACGACCGGAGACACCAGTCATGGGGACAGTGGGGACAGTGGACATGATGATGGTGGACAAGGTGACAGTGGACATGATGACAGTGGACATGATGATGGTGGACAAGGTGACAGTGGACATGATGATGGTGGACATGATGGCGGTGGACATGGAGAAACGCCCATCACCACGCTGCCTATCGTGACCTGGAAGTGGCACCATGTGTCCACCCCGTACCTGGTGGCTCTGTGGATCCTGGTCTGCTGGCTCTGCAAACTCA tCATCGAGGCCAACCACCATGTGACCGACGTGATCCCAGAGAGCGCCCTGCTCATCTGCTTTGGCTTCATCCTGGGGGGGATCATTTGGGGGGCGGACAAGGTGCAGACGTTCAAACTGACGCCGACggtcttcttcttctacctGCTGCCTCAGGTCATCCTCGACGCGGGATACTCCATGCCCAACAAGCTCTTCTTCAGCAACCTGGGGGGCATCCTGGTGTACGCCATCATCGGGACCTGCTGGAACGCCGCCAGCCTGGGGCTGTCGCTGTGGGGGTGTCACAAGGGGGGAGCCATGG GGGACCTGGACATCGGTCTGCTGCAGTACCTTCTCTTCGGCAGCCTGATTGCTGCTGTCGACCCTGTAGCCGTCATCGCTGTGTTCGAGCAGGTCCACGTCAACGAGGTCCTCTTCATCATGGTGTTCGGAGAGTCGCTGCTCAACGACGGCGTGACAGTG gtTCTCTTCAATGTGTTTGACGCGTTCGTGTCGCTGGGAGGATCCAAGATCGACGCCGTGGAGATCATTAAAGGAATCG tttccTTCTTCGTGGTGGCGTTCGGCGGTTCCCTCCTGGGTTTTGTATTTGGTCTGTTGATCTCTCTTCTGACCAGATGCACTAAAAACATCCAGATCATTGAGCCGGGCTTCATCTTTGTCCTGGGATACCTGTCCTACCTGACGGCTGAGATGCTCTCCCTGTCCGCCATCCTCTC gaTCGTCTTCTGTGGAATTTGCTGTCAGAAATACATCAACGCAAACATGGACGAGAGTTCGGTCAACACAGTCAGATACGCCATGAAGGTTCTCGCCAATGGGTCAGAAACCATCATCTTCGTCTTCCTCGGCATCTCGGCCATCGACAAGTCGATCTGGGTGTGGAACACCGGCTTCATCCTGCTCACGCTCCTCTTCGTCATCGTGTACAGATGCATCG GTGTCTTTGTCATCACCTGGATCCTGAACAAGTTCAGGCTGGTCCCCATAGGCTTCATAGACCAGGTGATTCTGAGCTACGGTGGCCTGCGAGGGGCCGTGGCGTACGGCCTGGCTGTGATGTTGGACGAGAACAAGATAAAAGAGAAGAATCTGATGGTCAGCACCACTCTCATCGTCGTGTACTTCACCGTCATTTTTCAG GGAATAACCATGAAACCTCTGGTCACGTGGCTCAAAGTAAAGAGAGCTGCACTGTCTGAACTCACACTCGTAGAAAAAGTGCAGAACAAG GTGTTTGATCACATGCTTGTTGCCATAGAAGACATATCTGGACAGATAGGACACAACTACATGAGGGACAA GTGGAATAACTTTGAGGAGAATTGGATGTCGAGGGTTTTGATGAAACCGTCGGCGAGGAAGAACCGAGACTACGTCTTCAACGTCTTCCATCAGCTGAACCTGAAGGACGCCATGAGCTACGTGGCTGAG GGTGAACGCAGAGGATCTCTGGAGTTTGTCCGAAACGACACGGCGTACGTCGACTTCAAGAAAAAGTTTGGTGATGAATTCTCAGAGGTCATGCCTGACATCATGGCCGACATGTCAGACGACCACGGAGGAACGTCTGTTATGAG GAGAGACCCTGTTCCTTCAGTGAGTCTGGAAATGCACGAGCAGACCATGAACGGCATGAGAGGAGCTGAGGACATCAACACTCaccacctgctgcagcagcatctgtACAAGGGCAGGAAACAG CACCGGCACCGATACAGCCGGAGCCACTTTGATGTCAACAAAGATGAAAACGAGGTGCAGGAGATCTTCCAGAGGACCATGAGGAGCCGTCTGGAGTCCTTTAAGTCGGCCAAGATGGGCGTCGCTCCGCCAAAGACCAtctccaaacacacaaagaaagagcCGCAGCAAAAG ATGCCAAATGGAAAATCACTGGACAAGAGTAAAAGCTACCACTCTGGTGATGaag ATTTCGGGTTCTCGGAGGGCGACAGCGCCTCTGGCTACGACGCACCGGGTTCGTTCCCCATGAGAGTCACCTACAGAGCAGGAG CTGGAATCGAGAACCCCGCCTTCATGGCCGACATGGACCCGATGCAGATCCCTCCGTGGCTGGCGGAGGCGGAGCTCGACAGCAGCACGGTCGCTCCCTCGCAGCGAGCTCAGGTGAGGTTGCCATGGACGCCCAGCAACCTGCGGCGCCTGGCCCCCCTCCGCACCAGCACCCGTTCCACAGACTCCTTCATGCTGGCCGACGCTCCCGCCACGCAGCAGAGGGACGGCGAGGAGCTGCCgcctcctccacccccacctGCTTCTAAAAGAGACGGTGACTGCATGTAG
- the LOC130183491 gene encoding sodium/hydrogen exchanger 3-like isoform X1: MSSTWRFALFLTVLLMASRGPSLASEEGGAMVRGDHGNTIWNRTDSGHDTTGDTSHGDSGDSGHDDGGQGDSGHDDSGHDDGGQGDSGHDDGGHDGGGHGETPITTLPIVTWKWHHVSTPYLVALWILVCWLCKLIIEANHHVTDVIPESALLICFGFILGGIIWGADKVQTFKLTPTVFFFYLLPQVILDAGYSMPNKLFFSNLGGILVYAIIGTCWNAASLGLSLWGCHKGGAMGDLDIGLLQYLLFGSLIAAVDPVAVIAVFEQVHVNEVLFIMVFGESLLNDGVTVVLFNVFDAFVSLGGSKIDAVEIIKGIVSFFVVAFGGSLLGFVFGLLISLLTRCTKNIQIIEPGFIFVLGYLSYLTAEMLSLSAILSIVFCGICCQKYINANMDESSVNTVRYAMKVLANGSETIIFVFLGISAIDKSIWVWNTGFILLTLLFVIVYRCIGVFVITWILNKFRLVPIGFIDQVILSYGGLRGAVAYGLAVMLDENKIKEKNLMVSTTLIVVYFTVIFQGITMKPLVTWLKVKRAALSELTLVEKVQNKVFDHMLVAIEDISGQIGHNYMRDKWNNFEENWMSRVLMKPSARKNRDYVFNVFHQLNLKDAMSYVAEGERRGSLEFVRNDTAYVDFKKKFGDEFSEVMPDIMADMSDDHGGTSVMRRDPVPSVSLEMHEQTMNGMRGAEDINTHHLLQQHLYKGRKQHRHRYSRSHFDVNKDENEVQEIFQRTMRSRLESFKSAKMGVAPPKTISKHTKKEPQQKMPNGKSLDKSKSYHSGDEDFGFSEGDSASGYDAPGSFPMRVTYRAGAGIENPAFMADMDPMQIPPWLAEAELDSSTVAPSQRAQVRLPWTPSNLRRLAPLRTSTRSTDSFMLADAPATQQRDGEELPPPPPPPASKRDGDCM, encoded by the exons atgtcaTCCACTTGGCGATTTGCACTTTTTCTTACCGTGTTGCTGATGGCGTCCAGAGGCCCGAGCCTGGCCAGCGAGGAGGGGGGCGCCATGGTGAGAGGTGACCATGGCAACACCATCTGGAACAGGACGGACTCAGGCCACGACACGACCGGAGACACCAGTCATGGGGACAGTGGGGACAGTGGACATGATGATGGTGGACAAGGTGACAGTGGACATGATGACAGTGGACATGATGATGGTGGACAAGGTGACAGTGGACATGATGATGGTGGACATGATGGCGGTGGACATGGAGAAACGCCCATCACCACGCTGCCTATCGTGACCTGGAAGTGGCACCATGTGTCCACCCCGTACCTGGTGGCTCTGTGGATCCTGGTCTGCTGGCTCTGCAAACTCA tCATCGAGGCCAACCACCATGTGACCGACGTGATCCCAGAGAGCGCCCTGCTCATCTGCTTTGGCTTCATCCTGGGGGGGATCATTTGGGGGGCGGACAAGGTGCAGACGTTCAAACTGACGCCGACggtcttcttcttctacctGCTGCCTCAGGTCATCCTCGACGCGGGATACTCCATGCCCAACAAGCTCTTCTTCAGCAACCTGGGGGGCATCCTGGTGTACGCCATCATCGGGACCTGCTGGAACGCCGCCAGCCTGGGGCTGTCGCTGTGGGGGTGTCACAAGGGGGGAGCCATGG GGGACCTGGACATCGGTCTGCTGCAGTACCTTCTCTTCGGCAGCCTGATTGCTGCTGTCGACCCTGTAGCCGTCATCGCTGTGTTCGAGCAGGTCCACGTCAACGAGGTCCTCTTCATCATGGTGTTCGGAGAGTCGCTGCTCAACGACGGCGTGACAGTG gtTCTCTTCAATGTGTTTGACGCGTTCGTGTCGCTGGGAGGATCCAAGATCGACGCCGTGGAGATCATTAAAGGAATCG tttccTTCTTCGTGGTGGCGTTCGGCGGTTCCCTCCTGGGTTTTGTATTTGGTCTGTTGATCTCTCTTCTGACCAGATGCACTAAAAACATCCAGATCATTGAGCCGGGCTTCATCTTTGTCCTGGGATACCTGTCCTACCTGACGGCTGAGATGCTCTCCCTGTCCGCCATCCTCTC gaTCGTCTTCTGTGGAATTTGCTGTCAGAAATACATCAACGCAAACATGGACGAGAGTTCGGTCAACACAGTCAGATACGCCATGAAGGTTCTCGCCAATGGGTCAGAAACCATCATCTTCGTCTTCCTCGGCATCTCGGCCATCGACAAGTCGATCTGGGTGTGGAACACCGGCTTCATCCTGCTCACGCTCCTCTTCGTCATCGTGTACAGATGCATCG GTGTCTTTGTCATCACCTGGATCCTGAACAAGTTCAGGCTGGTCCCCATAGGCTTCATAGACCAGGTGATTCTGAGCTACGGTGGCCTGCGAGGGGCCGTGGCGTACGGCCTGGCTGTGATGTTGGACGAGAACAAGATAAAAGAGAAGAATCTGATGGTCAGCACCACTCTCATCGTCGTGTACTTCACCGTCATTTTTCAG GGAATAACCATGAAACCTCTGGTCACGTGGCTCAAAGTAAAGAGAGCTGCACTGTCTGAACTCACACTCGTAGAAAAAGTGCAGAACAAG GTGTTTGATCACATGCTTGTTGCCATAGAAGACATATCTGGACAGATAGGACACAACTACATGAGGGACAA GTGGAATAACTTTGAGGAGAATTGGATGTCGAGGGTTTTGATGAAACCGTCGGCGAGGAAGAACCGAGACTACGTCTTCAACGTCTTCCATCAGCTGAACCTGAAGGACGCCATGAGCTACGTGGCTGAG GGTGAACGCAGAGGATCTCTGGAGTTTGTCCGAAACGACACGGCGTACGTCGACTTCAAGAAAAAGTTTGGTGATGAATTCTCAGAGGTCATGCCTGACATCATGGCCGACATGTCAGACGACCACGGAGGAACGTCTGTTATGAG GAGAGACCCTGTTCCTTCAGTGAGTCTGGAAATGCACGAGCAGACCATGAACGGCATGAGAGGAGCTGAGGACATCAACACTCaccacctgctgcagcagcatctgtACAAGGGCAGGAAACAG CACCGGCACCGATACAGCCGGAGCCACTTTGATGTCAACAAAGATGAAAACGAGGTGCAGGAGATCTTCCAGAGGACCATGAGGAGCCGTCTGGAGTCCTTTAAGTCGGCCAAGATGGGCGTCGCTCCGCCAAAGACCAtctccaaacacacaaagaaagagcCGCAGCAAAAG ATGCCAAATGGAAAATCACTGGACAAGAGTAAAAGCTACCACTCTGGTGATGaag ATTTCGGGTTCTCGGAGGGCGACAGCGCCTCTGGCTACGACGCACCGGGTTCGTTCCCCATGAGAGTCACCTACAGAGCAGGAG CTGGAATCGAGAACCCCGCCTTCATGGCCGACATGGACCCGATGCAGATCCCTCCGTGGCTGGCGGAGGCGGAGCTCGACAGCAGCACGGTCGCTCCCTCGCAGCGAGCTCAGGTGAGGTTGCCATGGACGCCCAGCAACCTGCGGCGCCTGGCCCCCCTCCGCACCAGCACCCGTTCCACAGACTCCTTCATGCTGGCCGACGCTCCCGCCACGCAGCAGAGGGACGGCGAGGAGCTGCCgcctcctccacccccacctGCTTCTAAAAGAGACGGTGACTGCATGTAG